From a region of the Flavobacterium sediminilitoris genome:
- the pyrH gene encoding UMP kinase, translated as MKYKRILLKLSGEALMGDRQYGIDPKRLAEYAQEIKEIHDKGVEIAIVIGGGNIFRGVAGASNGMDRVQGDYMGMLATVINGMALQGALEEAGMQTRLQTALKIEAIAEPYIKRKATRHLEKGRIVIFGAGTGNPYFTTDTAAVLRGVEVNADVILKGTRVDGVYSADPEKDTNATKFDYISFEDVLAKGLNVMDTTAFTLSQENKLPIIVFDMNKEGNLLKVCEGQTIGTTVTI; from the coding sequence ATGAAATACAAAAGAATTCTTCTAAAACTGAGCGGAGAAGCCTTAATGGGAGATAGACAATATGGAATTGACCCTAAACGTTTAGCCGAATATGCTCAAGAAATTAAAGAAATTCATGATAAAGGAGTTGAAATTGCTATCGTTATAGGAGGAGGAAATATTTTTAGAGGTGTAGCAGGTGCTAGTAATGGAATGGATCGTGTTCAGGGAGATTACATGGGAATGCTTGCAACCGTTATTAATGGAATGGCATTACAAGGTGCACTTGAAGAAGCAGGAATGCAAACGCGCTTACAAACAGCTTTAAAAATTGAAGCAATCGCTGAACCTTATATTAAAAGAAAAGCAACAAGACACTTAGAGAAAGGAAGAATTGTTATTTTTGGAGCTGGAACAGGAAATCCATATTTCACAACAGATACAGCAGCAGTTTTAAGAGGAGTAGAAGTTAATGCTGATGTTATATTAAAAGGAACACGTGTTGATGGAGTATATAGTGCTGATCCAGAAAAAGATACAAATGCAACGAAATTTGATTATATTTCATTTGAAGATGTATTAGCAAAAGGATTAAACGTTATGGACACAACTGCGTTTACTCTTAGTCAAGAAAACAAATTACCTATTATTGTTTTTGACATGAACAAAGAAGGGAATTTATTAAAAGTTTGCGAAGGA
- a CDS encoding patatin-like phospholipase family protein: MDFKSKNIGIALSGGGSKGIAHAGTLQFLEDQGIKPSILSGTSAGAIIAALYAFGKSPDEILRFFQSIYFFNWKHFTLKKPGIIDSDSFKVYFNQIFGDTKIGELPIPIKITGTDLVKGKLKIFNDDTKVTDAVLASASFPGMLTPYKINNKLYSDGGILNHFPTDLLLGNCDSIIGVYVSPIQNIEAKDLNSIKSITSRAFDLLSAQGNYQKFSLCDIIIEPKELANYSTFETSKTKMKTIFQIGYDEAKKTFEELSP; this comes from the coding sequence ATGGATTTTAAATCAAAAAATATTGGGATTGCACTATCTGGAGGAGGCTCTAAAGGAATCGCTCATGCAGGAACGCTTCAGTTTTTAGAAGACCAAGGTATAAAGCCAAGCATATTATCTGGCACAAGCGCAGGAGCTATTATTGCTGCCTTATATGCTTTTGGAAAATCTCCAGATGAAATTCTGCGTTTTTTTCAATCTATTTACTTTTTTAATTGGAAACATTTTACCCTAAAAAAACCAGGTATCATTGATTCTGATTCTTTTAAAGTTTATTTCAATCAAATATTTGGAGATACTAAAATAGGTGAACTACCCATTCCTATTAAAATTACAGGAACCGATTTAGTAAAAGGGAAATTAAAAATTTTTAATGATGACACAAAAGTAACAGATGCCGTTTTAGCATCAGCCTCTTTTCCTGGAATGTTAACCCCATATAAAATAAACAACAAACTATATAGTGATGGAGGTATTTTAAACCATTTTCCAACCGACTTGCTTTTAGGAAACTGCGACAGCATTATTGGGGTTTACGTAAGTCCTATTCAAAATATTGAGGCAAAAGATTTAAATTCAATAAAATCGATTACATCAAGAGCCTTTGATTTACTATCAGCGCAAGGAAATTATCAAAAGTTTAGTTTATGCGATATAATTATTGAGCCAAAAGAATTAGCAAACTATAGCACTTTTGAAACGAGTAAAACAAAAATGAAAACTATTTTTCAAATTGGTTACGATGAAGCCAAAAAGACTTTTGAAGAATTAAGCCCATAA
- a CDS encoding thioredoxin family protein — protein MKKIIENALLNSYTYVEYRELVSQLISEGKSTGHTQSEDLLKYSELNETRLKRLDKTIVVNDESLFRLENLDKKYTWLVLSEGWCGDAAQLLPIINKMAESSKNIDLNIVLRDDNEELMNLFLTNGGKAIPKLIVLDAETHDVIADWGPRPEPARKLIADYKAANGVVDEPVKIELQKWYLNDKGNTTQNEIISLLKKEKALV, from the coding sequence ATGAAAAAAATAATAGAAAACGCACTTTTAAATTCATATACATACGTAGAATATAGAGAATTAGTTAGTCAATTAATAAGTGAAGGAAAATCTACAGGGCATACGCAGTCTGAAGATTTGTTAAAATATTCAGAGTTGAATGAAACAAGGTTAAAAAGATTAGATAAAACAATTGTTGTTAATGATGAGTCTCTTTTTAGATTAGAAAATTTAGATAAGAAATACACTTGGTTGGTTCTTTCAGAAGGATGGTGTGGTGATGCAGCACAATTACTGCCTATAATAAATAAAATGGCAGAGTCTTCAAAAAATATAGATTTAAATATAGTTTTGAGAGATGATAATGAAGAGTTAATGAATCTTTTTTTAACAAATGGAGGAAAAGCAATTCCAAAGTTGATTGTTTTAGACGCTGAGACCCATGATGTAATTGCAGATTGGGGGCCAAGACCAGAACCTGCTCGTAAATTAATTGCAGATTATAAAGCGGCTAATGGAGTAGTAGATGAGCCTGTGAAAATTGAATTGCAAAAATGGTATTTAAATGATAAAGGAAATACAACTCAAAATGAAATTATAAGTTTATTAAAAAAGGAAAAAGCACTTGTTTAA
- the truB gene encoding tRNA pseudouridine(55) synthase TruB — protein sequence MQAEDYLAGQVLLIDKPLHWSSFQAVNKLKYLLKHHYNLPKKFKIGHAGTLDPLATGLLIICTGKFTKTISDIQSQVKEYTGTITIGATTPSYDLETEINATFPTNHITPELINETTHQFLGEIDQKPPVFSAIKKDGKRLYEHARAGEEIEIQSRKTTIYEFEITRIDLPEIDFRVQCSKGTYIRSLAYDFGLALKSGGHLTALRRTKIGDYSVDKAISPEQFEQHILKGKST from the coding sequence ATGCAAGCAGAAGATTATTTAGCTGGACAAGTTTTACTAATTGACAAACCATTACACTGGTCGTCATTTCAGGCAGTAAATAAACTGAAATACTTATTAAAACATCATTATAATTTACCTAAAAAATTTAAAATAGGTCATGCAGGAACGTTAGATCCTTTAGCTACAGGCTTATTAATTATATGTACAGGTAAATTTACCAAAACAATTTCTGACATTCAAAGCCAAGTCAAAGAATACACAGGTACAATAACTATAGGAGCAACAACTCCTTCTTATGATTTAGAAACCGAAATAAATGCTACATTTCCAACGAATCACATTACTCCAGAATTAATTAACGAAACTACCCATCAATTCTTAGGAGAAATAGACCAAAAACCTCCCGTTTTTTCTGCTATAAAAAAAGATGGAAAAAGACTGTATGAACATGCTAGAGCTGGTGAAGAGATAGAAATTCAATCGAGAAAAACAACTATTTACGAATTTGAAATCACTAGAATTGATTTACCTGAAATTGATTTCAGAGTACAATGTAGTAAAGGGACTTATATTCGTTCTTTAGCTTATGATTTTGGATTAGCTCTAAAATCGGGTGGGCATTTAACAGCTTTACGTAGAACAAAAATTGGTGATTATTCAGTTGATAAAGCTATTTCTCCAGAACAATTTGAACAGCATATTCTAAAAGGAAAAAGCACTTAA
- a CDS encoding undecaprenyl-diphosphate phosphatase: MNTLQAIILAIIEGITEFLPVSSTGHMIIASSFFGIAGDDFTKLFTIVIQLGTILSVVVLYFKRFFQSIDFYFKLFVAFIPAVFFGLLLNDFIDDLLESPIVVAISLIIGGFLLLKVDDWFGNAENTEISYLTALKIGLFQCLAMIPGVSRSGASIVGGMSQKLSRTTAAEFSFFLAIPTMLGATVKKLYDYSKLGVEITDHQLNLLIIGNIVGFIVALIAIKSFIGYLTKHGFKIFGYYRIIAGVAILIIHFFVQKLTII, translated from the coding sequence ATGAACACATTACAAGCTATTATTCTTGCCATTATTGAAGGAATAACTGAATTTCTACCTGTTTCTTCAACAGGCCACATGATTATTGCCTCTTCCTTTTTTGGAATTGCCGGAGATGATTTCACAAAATTATTCACTATTGTTATACAATTAGGGACAATTCTCTCTGTTGTGGTTCTCTATTTTAAGCGTTTCTTTCAAAGCATTGATTTCTATTTTAAACTATTTGTTGCTTTCATTCCAGCAGTATTTTTTGGACTACTACTAAACGATTTTATAGATGATTTATTAGAAAGTCCAATTGTTGTGGCCATTTCTCTTATTATTGGTGGATTTTTACTTTTAAAAGTAGATGATTGGTTTGGTAATGCTGAAAACACAGAAATATCCTATCTTACTGCTTTAAAAATCGGGTTGTTTCAATGTTTAGCTATGATTCCTGGAGTTTCTAGAAGTGGTGCTAGTATTGTAGGTGGAATGAGCCAGAAACTATCTCGTACAACTGCCGCAGAATTTTCATTTTTTCTTGCTATTCCAACAATGCTTGGCGCAACTGTTAAAAAATTATATGACTACAGCAAATTAGGAGTTGAAATAACAGATCATCAATTAAACTTATTGATTATTGGAAATATTGTAGGTTTTATAGTCGCTCTAATTGCTATAAAATCTTTTATTGGATACTTAACCAAGCACGGTTTTAAAATATTTGGCTACTATAGAATCATTGCAGGAGTTGCTATTTTAATTATTCATTTCTTTGTGCAAAAACTAACTATTATTTAA
- a CDS encoding T9SS type A sorting domain-containing protein has protein sequence MKTTITLFALLLSVPFFSQTHSFNNPIVLAYFPSYSENWTTTNQNSKLREIPSFVNYVFLAFAKPNLTYTKDSFDISGTGIEVPYDGCTLKESVSALKQKGVHVILSIGGETYWNSNVYSAIDYQQIKDLVDDIGFVGIDWDFEPNGSFGEIGNATNVQHFINFFTNSRAIMPKSEGYILACAPAGVGALGGQTNNDVMSPFAYENRNIVTGETDANLYNGTAATNGINLFGFASTGHMIPVIEAVGDKIDIIAFQGYNTGGSTNRSIMYDAYAYYAEQYGFKVAAGVHYPNEPWGPYYTYTHQNVADLASHIRNYSTRIGDQDGIMLWQLLLANTGLNSSGYSYMNVANKVLNGIPANTAISEANDYSLSPYTGGAEGCSGQGGTLFCGFSEYMSNQSYPTANTTVYYQCKIWANQWWANAGEIPGENSVWQEINDCHEGTGCTLDLQDFINQDIQIAVKETIIVFESQNQYINQLSIFDITGKEIFKLRNKTKRIEIDKAHLAKGIYIVKCEIEGKTLNSKFVLN, from the coding sequence ATGAAAACAACTATCACGTTATTTGCACTTTTACTAAGTGTGCCTTTTTTTTCTCAAACACATTCGTTTAATAATCCAATTGTATTAGCTTATTTTCCATCTTATTCGGAAAATTGGACAACAACAAATCAAAATTCTAAATTAAGAGAAATACCGTCTTTTGTGAATTATGTTTTTCTTGCATTTGCAAAGCCAAATTTAACTTATACAAAAGATTCATTTGATATATCAGGAACAGGAATAGAAGTGCCTTATGATGGTTGTACTTTGAAAGAAAGTGTTTCAGCATTAAAACAAAAGGGAGTTCATGTCATTTTATCTATTGGAGGAGAAACTTATTGGAATTCTAATGTTTATTCAGCTATTGATTATCAACAGATAAAAGATTTGGTCGATGACATAGGTTTTGTTGGTATCGACTGGGATTTTGAACCTAATGGTTCTTTTGGGGAAATAGGAAACGCAACAAATGTTCAACATTTTATCAATTTTTTCACAAATTCTAGAGCTATAATGCCTAAAAGTGAGGGGTATATTTTGGCATGTGCTCCAGCAGGAGTAGGAGCTTTAGGAGGACAAACAAATAATGATGTAATGTCTCCGTTTGCTTATGAAAATAGAAATATAGTAACAGGAGAAACAGATGCTAATTTATATAATGGAACAGCAGCTACAAATGGAATAAATCTTTTTGGATTTGCTTCTACAGGACACATGATTCCTGTAATTGAAGCTGTTGGAGATAAAATTGACATTATTGCGTTTCAAGGCTATAATACTGGAGGAAGTACTAATAGAAGTATAATGTATGACGCTTATGCATATTATGCAGAACAATATGGTTTTAAAGTAGCAGCAGGAGTGCATTATCCAAATGAACCTTGGGGACCTTATTATACTTACACACATCAAAATGTTGCAGATTTAGCAAGTCATATTCGTAATTATTCCACAAGGATAGGAGATCAAGATGGGATTATGTTATGGCAGCTATTGTTGGCCAATACAGGATTAAATAGTTCAGGTTATTCTTATATGAACGTTGCAAATAAGGTTTTAAACGGTATTCCAGCAAATACAGCTATTTCTGAAGCGAATGATTATTCTTTATCTCCTTATACAGGTGGAGCAGAAGGATGTTCTGGTCAAGGAGGAACACTTTTTTGTGGTTTTTCAGAATATATGTCCAATCAGTCATATCCAACTGCAAACACAACAGTCTACTATCAATGTAAAATTTGGGCAAATCAATGGTGGGCAAATGCAGGTGAAATTCCGGGAGAAAATTCAGTTTGGCAAGAAATTAATGATTGTCATGAAGGAACAGGTTGTACTTTAGATTTACAAGATTTTATAAATCAAGATATACAAATTGCAGTGAAAGAAACAATAATTGTTTTTGAAAGTCAAAATCAATATATAAACCAATTGTCAATATTTGATATTACTGGAAAAGAAATTTTTAAATTGAGAAATAAAACAAAACGAATAGAAATAGATAAAGCACATTTAGCAAAAGGAATATATATTGTTAAATGTGAAATAGAAGGAAAAACATTAAACAGTAAGTTTGTGTTAAACTAA
- a CDS encoding DUF3098 domain-containing protein — protein sequence MKNNENNKPEFLFDKANYKILLIGLAVIGIGFILMTGGGSDDPNVWSDAIFDFRRIRLAPTTVLIGFGITIYSIFKKD from the coding sequence ATGAAAAACAACGAAAATAACAAACCAGAGTTTTTATTTGACAAAGCAAATTATAAAATTCTTTTAATTGGTTTAGCCGTAATCGGAATAGGTTTTATATTGATGACTGGTGGTGGAAGTGATGACCCAAATGTATGGAGTGATGCTATTTTTGATTTTAGAAGAATTCGTTTAGCACCTACTACTGTTTTAATTGGTTTTGGAATTACAATTTATTCTATCTTTAAAAAAGACTAA
- a CDS encoding cell division protein FtsX yields the protein MASSFETYQKRRLISSYFSVIVSIFLVLFLLGALGLFVINSKKITNDFKENIPMTVFFKNEANDSVLKAFDVEMKNARFIKEYAFVHKDSAAKNNVDIVGKDFMEFLGFNPLQNSFDINLKGDYVVADSIKKIERDIKKNEMVSEIIYDKQLVDLVNDNVKKISFWILVISGFLGIVAMLLINSSLRLSIYSHRFTIKTMQMVGATKSFIRKPFIWRSIKLGLVGSLLAIIALMGAVYYIDQLLPSLKLSKDYVSLGIVFGGVLLIGIIITWVSTFFATQRFLNLRTDDLY from the coding sequence ATGGCATCTTCATTTGAGACCTATCAAAAACGACGATTGATTTCTTCTTATTTTTCTGTAATTGTAAGTATCTTTTTGGTGCTTTTTTTACTAGGAGCTTTAGGATTGTTTGTTATTAACTCTAAAAAAATAACAAATGATTTTAAAGAAAATATTCCTATGACCGTATTTTTTAAAAATGAAGCTAATGACAGTGTTTTAAAGGCTTTTGATGTTGAAATGAAAAATGCTCGCTTCATAAAAGAATATGCTTTTGTACATAAAGATAGTGCTGCAAAAAACAATGTTGATATTGTAGGGAAAGATTTTATGGAATTTTTAGGCTTTAATCCACTTCAAAATTCTTTCGATATTAATTTAAAAGGAGATTATGTTGTAGCAGATAGCATTAAAAAAATTGAAAGAGATATTAAAAAGAATGAGATGGTTTCTGAAATCATTTATGATAAACAATTAGTAGACTTAGTAAATGATAATGTTAAAAAAATAAGTTTTTGGATTCTTGTTATTAGTGGTTTTTTAGGTATTGTAGCAATGTTATTAATCAATAGTTCGCTTAGACTTTCTATTTATTCGCATCGTTTTACTATTAAGACTATGCAAATGGTAGGCGCTACAAAATCATTTATTAGAAAACCTTTTATTTGGAGAAGTATAAAACTAGGGCTTGTTGGTTCATTACTAGCTATTATTGCTTTAATGGGAGCTGTTTATTACATTGATCAACTATTACCTTCTTTGAAACTGTCTAAAGATTATGTTTCTTTAGGAATTGTTTTTGGTGGTGTATTACTTATTGGAATCATTATTACATGGGTAAGTACATTTTTTGCAACACAACGTTTTCTAAATTTAAGAACAGACGATTTATATTAA
- a CDS encoding leucine--tRNA ligase yields MKYNPNEIEAKWQQYWAENQTFAATNNSERPKYYVLDMFPYPSGAGLHVGHPLGYIASDIVARYKRHKGFNVLHPQGYDSFGLPAEQYAIQTGQHPDKTTKENIARYREQLDKIGFSFDWSREVRTSNADYYKYTQWIFIQLFNSWYNNESDKAEDISTLISIFEKEGNATVNAVCDDNIISFSASEWNAFSSSAQQKILLQYRLTYLAETEVNWCPALGTVLANDEIVNGVSERGGHPVIRKKMTQWSMRISAYAERLLQGLNDIDWTESLKESQRNWIGKSVGAMVSFNVKNHDEVIDVFTTRPDTIFGVTFMTLAPEHDLVAKITTPEQKAAVESYIEATAKRSERERMADVKTISGVFTGAHAEHPFTKEPIPVWIGDYVLAGYGTGAVMAVPCGDERDYAFANFFKGTNGMPEIKNIFDQDISEEAFGAKEGFQLVDSDFLNGLGYKEGTKKAIEALENIKQGNGKTNYRLRDAVFSRQRYWGEPFPVYYVNGLPQMIDKKYLPIALPEVEKYLPTEDGQPPLGNATVWAWNTETNQVVSNDKINNTSVFPLELNTMPGWAGSSWYWMRYMDAHNKEEFASKEALDYWQNVDLYIGGSEHATGHLLYARFWNKFLKDRGFAPTEEPFKKLINQGMILGNSAFVYILQQHTEVKDTTQIVKSLNAKRKTYLLSKGIYDDLVGNKNNPIIDKIKEEILLAYREVGADSVVWADAEPKALKIHADLSVINDITSELDIEKFKAHPLYKDYANAEFILEDGKYIVGREVEKMSKSKYNVVNPDDICNEYGADTLRLYEMFLGPLEQAKPWNTAGITGVFGFLKKLWRLYFDDNGSIVTNEEPSAEMYKSLHKTIKKITEDIENFSFNTSVSQFMICVNELVTLKCHHRAILEPLAIVISPYAPHIAEELWSALGNEGSIATVAFPIFEPKYLVESEKEYPVSFNGKMRFKINLPLDLTKEQIEEIVMADERTQAQLQGRTPNKVIIVPGKIINLVG; encoded by the coding sequence ATGAAATACAATCCAAACGAAATCGAAGCCAAATGGCAACAATATTGGGCAGAAAACCAAACATTTGCTGCTACAAATAATTCAGAAAGACCTAAATATTATGTTTTAGACATGTTTCCTTATCCATCAGGAGCCGGATTACATGTTGGACATCCTCTAGGCTACATCGCTTCAGATATTGTAGCTCGATACAAACGTCATAAAGGATTTAATGTATTACATCCACAAGGGTATGATTCGTTTGGTTTGCCTGCTGAACAATACGCTATTCAAACAGGGCAACATCCAGACAAAACAACTAAAGAAAATATTGCTCGTTATAGAGAGCAATTAGATAAAATCGGATTTTCATTCGATTGGAGTAGAGAAGTACGTACATCAAATGCTGATTATTACAAGTATACACAATGGATTTTTATTCAATTATTCAATTCTTGGTATAATAACGAATCGGATAAGGCAGAAGACATCTCAACTTTAATTTCAATTTTCGAAAAAGAAGGAAACGCTACTGTAAATGCAGTTTGTGATGATAATATTATTTCTTTTTCGGCAAGCGAGTGGAACGCATTTTCATCGTCAGCACAACAAAAAATACTATTACAATATAGATTAACGTATTTAGCTGAAACAGAAGTAAACTGGTGTCCAGCTTTGGGAACCGTTTTAGCCAATGACGAAATCGTAAACGGGGTTTCAGAACGTGGTGGTCATCCTGTTATTCGTAAAAAAATGACCCAATGGTCGATGCGAATTTCTGCCTATGCAGAAAGGTTACTTCAAGGGTTAAACGATATCGATTGGACGGAATCGCTAAAAGAATCTCAAAGAAACTGGATTGGAAAGTCGGTTGGAGCAATGGTTTCTTTCAATGTGAAAAATCATGATGAGGTAATTGATGTTTTCACAACTCGACCTGATACTATTTTCGGAGTTACATTTATGACTTTAGCACCAGAACATGATTTGGTAGCTAAAATTACAACTCCTGAACAAAAAGCAGCCGTTGAATCTTACATTGAAGCAACTGCTAAACGTTCGGAAAGAGAAAGAATGGCTGATGTGAAAACTATTTCAGGAGTTTTCACAGGGGCGCATGCTGAACACCCTTTTACAAAAGAGCCAATTCCAGTTTGGATTGGCGATTACGTTTTAGCAGGCTATGGAACAGGTGCAGTTATGGCTGTTCCTTGTGGTGACGAACGTGATTATGCTTTCGCGAATTTCTTCAAAGGAACTAATGGAATGCCTGAAATTAAAAATATTTTTGACCAAGATATTTCGGAAGAAGCTTTTGGAGCTAAAGAGGGTTTCCAATTAGTAGATTCAGATTTCTTAAATGGTTTAGGTTACAAAGAAGGAACGAAAAAAGCGATTGAAGCTTTAGAAAATATAAAACAAGGTAACGGGAAAACAAATTATCGTTTGCGTGATGCTGTTTTTTCGAGACAAAGATATTGGGGTGAACCTTTTCCTGTATATTATGTAAATGGTTTACCACAAATGATTGACAAAAAATATTTGCCAATTGCTTTACCAGAAGTAGAAAAATATTTACCAACAGAAGATGGGCAACCACCTTTAGGTAATGCAACAGTTTGGGCTTGGAATACTGAAACCAATCAAGTGGTAAGTAATGACAAAATAAATAACACTAGTGTTTTTCCTTTAGAATTAAATACGATGCCAGGTTGGGCTGGTTCTTCTTGGTATTGGATGCGTTATATGGATGCTCACAATAAAGAAGAATTTGCAAGTAAGGAAGCTTTAGACTATTGGCAAAATGTAGATTTATATATAGGTGGAAGCGAACACGCAACCGGACATTTATTATATGCTCGTTTTTGGAACAAGTTCTTAAAAGATAGAGGTTTTGCACCAACAGAAGAGCCGTTCAAAAAGTTGATTAATCAAGGAATGATTTTGGGGAATTCTGCTTTTGTTTATATTCTTCAACAACATACTGAAGTGAAAGATACTACACAAATAGTAAAATCGCTAAATGCAAAAAGGAAAACATATCTATTGTCAAAAGGAATTTATGATGATTTAGTAGGTAATAAAAATAATCCTATAATTGACAAAATTAAAGAAGAGATTTTATTAGCTTATAGAGAAGTAGGAGCTGATAGTGTTGTTTGGGCTGATGCTGAACCAAAGGCTTTAAAAATCCATGCCGATTTATCAGTAATTAATGATATTACATCAGAACTAGATATCGAAAAATTCAAAGCACATCCTTTGTATAAAGATTATGCAAATGCTGAATTCATTTTAGAGGATGGTAAATACATTGTAGGTCGCGAAGTAGAAAAAATGTCAAAATCAAAATACAACGTAGTGAATCCAGATGATATTTGTAATGAATATGGTGCAGATACGTTGCGTTTGTATGAAATGTTCCTTGGGCCTTTAGAACAAGCAAAACCTTGGAATACAGCAGGTATAACAGGTGTTTTTGGTTTCCTTAAAAAATTATGGCGTTTGTATTTTGATGATAACGGTTCAATTGTAACCAATGAAGAGCCATCGGCTGAAATGTACAAATCGTTACACAAAACCATCAAAAAAATTACAGAAGATATCGAGAATTTCTCATTCAATACTTCAGTGTCACAATTTATGATTTGTGTAAATGAGTTGGTCACTTTAAAATGTCATCATAGAGCCATTTTAGAACCGTTAGCAATCGTAATTTCTCCTTATGCACCACATATTGCAGAAGAGTTATGGAGTGCTTTAGGTAATGAAGGTTCAATAGCAACGGTTGCTTTTCCAATTTTCGAACCCAAATATTTAGTAGAATCTGAGAAAGAATATCCAGTTTCTTTTAATGGTAAAATGCGATTTAAAATTAATTTGCCTTTAGATTTAACAAAAGAGCAAATTGAAGAAATTGTAATGGCAGATGAAAGAACACAAGCACAATTACAAGGAAGAACACCTAATAAAGTAATTATTGTTCCTGGAAAAATTATCAATTTAGTGGGATAA
- a CDS encoding zinc metallopeptidase: MDFTYLILIGGIALFSWLVSSKLKSKFAHYSKIHLRNGMSGAEIAEKMLADNGIRDVKVISTSGQLTDHYNPINKTVNLSEAVYNQRNAAAAAVAAHECGHAVQHAQAYSWLTMRSKMVPMVNVSSSMSQWLIMGGLILGFASKSSIGFYVAVAGLILMAIATAFSFVTLPVEYDASNRALAWLKNKNMLSQEEYAGAEDSLKWAARTYVVAALGALASLLYWAYRILGSRD, encoded by the coding sequence ATGGATTTTACATATTTAATATTAATTGGAGGAATAGCTCTTTTTAGTTGGTTAGTTAGTTCAAAATTGAAAAGTAAGTTTGCACATTATTCTAAAATTCATTTGAGAAATGGAATGAGTGGTGCTGAAATTGCAGAAAAAATGTTAGCTGATAATGGGATTAGAGATGTAAAAGTAATTTCTACTTCAGGGCAATTAACAGATCATTATAACCCGATTAACAAAACAGTAAATTTGTCAGAAGCTGTTTATAATCAAAGAAATGCTGCGGCTGCGGCTGTTGCTGCCCATGAATGTGGACATGCTGTTCAGCACGCACAAGCCTATAGTTGGTTAACCATGCGATCAAAAATGGTTCCTATGGTAAATGTTTCCTCAAGTATGTCACAATGGTTGATAATGGGAGGATTAATTTTAGGTTTTGCTTCAAAATCAAGTATCGGATTTTATGTTGCAGTTGCAGGATTAATATTAATGGCAATTGCTACAGCGTTTAGTTTTGTTACCTTGCCAGTAGAATATGACGCTAGTAATAGAGCATTAGCTTGGTTGAAAAATAAAAACATGCTAAGTCAAGAAGAATATGCAGGAGCAGAAGATTCATTAAAATGGGCAGCTAGAACTTATGTAGTTGCAGCGCTTGGAGCTTTAGCATCACTTTTATATTGGGCATATAGAATTTTAGGATCTAGAGATTAA
- a CDS encoding Lrp/AsnC family transcriptional regulator, translated as MKINQLQIEIDGIDKEILRDLMHDARKPILQIANKIGISGAAIHQRLRKLEQAGVISGSKFVIDIKVLGYSTMAFVGVYLDKASSNAEAVRELKKIPEVLECHYTTGNWSILIKIICRDNEHLMQLLNKKIQAIKGVSRTETFISLDQQIDRQIQL; from the coding sequence ATGAAGATAAATCAGTTACAAATTGAAATTGATGGAATTGACAAAGAAATTCTACGAGATTTAATGCATGATGCTCGAAAACCTATTTTGCAAATCGCAAATAAAATTGGTATTTCTGGAGCAGCAATACATCAACGATTAAGAAAATTAGAACAAGCAGGCGTAATATCTGGTTCAAAATTCGTTATCGATATCAAAGTTTTGGGTTATTCAACCATGGCTTTTGTAGGTGTTTATCTTGACAAAGCATCTAGCAATGCAGAAGCTGTTCGCGAATTAAAAAAAATACCCGAAGTATTAGAATGTCATTATACTACTGGAAATTGGAGTATTCTTATAAAAATAATATGTAGAGATAATGAGCATTTAATGCAATTACTAAACAAAAAAATTCAAGCTATAAAAGGAGTTTCAAGAACTGAAACTTTTATTTCCTTAGATCAGCAAATTGATCGACAAATACAATTATAA